In Alteracholeplasma palmae J233, a single genomic region encodes these proteins:
- a CDS encoding SIMPL domain-containing protein produces MKTITIKSKGKISIQPDTIELNFKLSHENKEYDQTLLETTEKYNTLLSKLVHIGFTKESLKTLDFNIRTNYEDHHENGNYKRVFVGYICTQILKLSFDIDYHKLAQILEAISKSKTNPEISFNFTVKNKEVYADKALKDAAKKAFKTAKSLALASNVTLGEVVSINHAIEDHRFISDTKVQMHKNYVLSSSIELDLNVEDIKIEELVEFTFEIK; encoded by the coding sequence ATGAAAACTATTACAATTAAATCAAAAGGGAAAATAAGTATTCAGCCAGATACAATTGAACTTAACTTTAAACTAAGTCATGAAAACAAAGAATATGATCAAACATTACTTGAAACAACAGAAAAATATAATACCTTACTATCCAAATTAGTTCATATTGGTTTTACCAAAGAATCACTTAAAACATTAGATTTCAACATACGAACAAACTATGAAGATCATCATGAAAATGGTAATTATAAAAGAGTATTTGTAGGATATATATGTACACAAATATTAAAACTATCATTTGATATTGATTATCATAAGCTTGCTCAAATTTTAGAAGCTATATCTAAATCAAAAACAAACCCAGAAATATCATTTAATTTTACTGTTAAAAATAAAGAAGTATACGCAGATAAAGCATTAAAGGATGCTGCTAAAAAAGCTTTTAAAACAGCTAAAAGCTTAGCTTTAGCATCAAATGTAACATTAGGAGAAGTTGTTTCTATTAATCACGCTATAGAAGATCATAGATTCATATCAGATACAAAAGTCCAAATGCATAAAAACTATGTATTATCTAGTTCAATAGAACTAGATTTAAATGTAGAAGATATTAAGATCGAAGAATTAGTAGAATTTACATTTGAAATCAAATAG